The Natronogracilivirga saccharolytica region CATCTTGAGCAGATCATACCGTTCATCCATTTCTTTGCAGACACTGTTAAGCGTTTGCAACACTTCGGCAGTATCCGTTATGATAGGTTCTGTCGCATTCGGAAGAGTTGCCAGGAAATGATTCTGAATATTGCGGAAAAGTGACAGCTCGATTTTTTTCGGATCCACCATTACAAATTTCAGATCATCCGGATGGCATTTGTAAAGAAGACAGGTGATTATCGTATTAATGCCCACTGTTTTTCCTGATCCTGTCGCACCTGCCATCAACAGGTGGGGCAGCCGCGCCAGATCCACCATAAACACTTCATTTTCGATGGTTCTTCCGAAAGCAACGGGCAACTTCATGGATGTTTCTGCAAATTTCCGGGTATTGATCAGCGAGCGGATATAAACGGTCTCTTTTTTCCGGTTGGGCACCTCAATTCCTACGGCCGATTTACCAGGGATGGGGGCGATTATGCGCAACCCTTTGGTAGCCATCGCCATTTTAAGATCATTGGCATAACTTTCTATTTTACTGATTTTCACATCCGGGGCGGGTTGCAGCTCATACAGGGTGACGGTCGGTCCAACGATAGCCTCTATAGCTGTGATATCTATTCCGTGCCGGTTAAGTTTATCGAGGATTATCATTTTGTTGCGATTGATCTCCTCATAATCGACCTCGTTGTCCTCTTCAGGAGCTTTATCCAGCAGGTCAAGAGCAGGAAAACGATATGTAATCTGGGGTTTTTCGAGCTGCTTCTTTCGTTCCTTTTCCAGCTTTCTTTTCCCGGCCTCTTCTTCCGGAGTCCCCTTGTAAATACGAATGTCAACGTCCTGCTCACCGGCTTCCGCCGTGCCGTCCGCACCTTGATCATCTCCGGGTTCATTTTTCCCGGAACTTCCTCTTTCGGCGCCGTCGTCACCTCTGTTTTCACGGGACAAAATGGCTCTTGGGGGGCGGGTTTCCCCGGTTTCCTTCTGCTCCTTTAGTTTCCTCGCCTGCTCTCTTTCACTTGAGGAAGAAACAAGCTCTTCCCATCGTTTTCGCCTGCTGTCCTCATCCTCCTCTGTTCCATTCTTCTGGTTTCTGCTGCCGTCAGAACCTTTTTCCTGAGCAGAGTCACGGACTTGCTTTACACTGGCCGCATCCCGTTCTTCCGGATCTTCATTAGCAGAAGCACTACTTGAGAAAATACTTCCGAACCATACTCCGGCCTGTCTGATTCGGTCAAAAGCAGACTGAACATCTTTATTGAACAGCAAAATGAGTGCAATTAAACTCATGCTTCCAAGAATGATGACGGGTCCGTACTGTCCGGTCAGGCCTCTGAGAAGGTAGGCAATGGCAACTCCCGAAGATCCGGCCCAGTCGGCCGAAACAGCATCAAATTCATTATGCACCCAACCCATGATTGATGCCGACAGAATCATCACAAAAACAGCATACAACGACTTGAGATGCACTATGGCAAGTGCATTGTGCCTGAAAATATTCCAGCCGTATGACAGCATGATGACAACAAGGATCATGGAAATATATCCAAAAAGGATATGCACAAAGAAGTGTGACATGTACGCACCCAAAGGACCAAGGCCGTTCTGGATGCGCAATGCCGGGCCCTGCCCTAAATCCATCAGTGTCCGGAAGCTCACACTTTGTATGATGGCGAAATCCTCGCTCCGGTAGGTTATGATACTGATCGCAATGGATGCAGCTATGGCAATGATGATGATGCCAAGCATTTCCATTTTCCTTTCATAGCTGATAAGAGGGGTACTATTATTCTTTTTTTTACTCATTTAATTCAATCTGATCATTCCCTGATACAATACCGGCACAGAGGAATAAAGGTCAACCTGACTGCAAAAATCAATATCCTTTTCGTAGCCAATGGCTTTAAGTCTTTTTGCATGATTGGATGAATCAATCAGCTTTGAAATATTTTCCCCGAATTTCTGATAAAGGGAAAAAGCGACCTTGGTTCCGTCTGTTGCATCTGCAGGCAGTTTTCCGTCAAACAGCCGGTATGTGAGGGTACCCGCGCACAACATGTCTTCTATTGAAAGACGATTATTCCACCCGGAACATATCAGCAGAACATCCCTCGTGTTTTGCTTTTTGAGATAATCAACTACAGCAGTCAGGTTGAGAAAACTTGCGATAAGCACTTCTTTTGCATTGCTGCTTCTTGTGACAGCCCTTGTACCGTTGGTTGTTTTCAGTATTATGATTTTAGCGTTTACTATATCATATACATATTCGAGCGGCGAGTTGCCCAGCCGGTACCCTTCAATTTTTTTTCCTCCTTTTTCTCCGCAAAGTAAAATTCGCGATGCATCAAGGCTGCGGGTGTATTTGCCCGCATCATCGTTTTCTGCGACGGGGATTACCCCGGCGGCTCCGTTTTCCAGTGCCGCCTGTATGGTTGAACAGGCCCGGAGCACATCAATTACCACAACCGTCTTGTCCCTTACGTCATCTTCGGTAAAAGCAACCGATGATGAATAAACATCTATGTTATTATTCATTTGCTGTTACTGTAGAATGGTGGTTTAACCGTCTCGCATGGACAGTGCCGGTTTCTGATGGTTATTCCAATTTCGTGACCGGGTCCTGCATAAGAAGCGGGCACATATCCCATTGCGATACCTTTATCCAGCATGACGGACAATCCTCCGCTGGTTACTTCTCCAATTTCATTGTCATTCTCGTCAATAATCGGAGATCCGATTCTTGGTATTCTTTTGGGCTCCTTCATCACCATGCCGTAAAGCTTCCTGCTGACCCCTTCTTGTTTTTGCTTCAGAAGAGCTTCTTTGCCCACAAAATCACCTTTATCCCATTTGACTAGCCAACCAAGCCGAGCCTCGAGAGGTGTGGTGTCTTGCGTCAGGTCATTTCCATACAAGGGCAGTCCGGCTTCCATGCGCAGGGTGTCACGCGCACCGAGTCCGCATGGAACCAGTCCGAGAGCATCACCGGCAACCATAATGTTCTGCCATAAATCACAGGCATTCACATGCCGGATGTTGAAATACAGTTCGAAGCCTTTTTCTCCGGTATAGCCGGTTGCTGATACCAGGATATTCTCATAGTCGGAAATCTGCATTGACCGGAATTCGAACTGCGGTATGGTATCCGGCCTGTCCGTGGTAAGTGATTTCAGGACTTTTGCTGATTCAGGTCCCTGGACCGCAATCAGCCCTATCTCATCTGAGATATTGCTAACCTCCGCCCTTCCGGCATTTACTTCGAGTATCCAGTTAAAATCTTTTTCAATATTGCTGCCGTTGATGACCATCATGTATTCCACATCCGACAGGCAATACACCAGCAGATCATCCACGATTCCGCCATGCTCCCAGCACATGACCGAATACTGCGCCTTGCCGGGTTTCAGCTTTGAGGCATCATTTACAGTCAGATCCTGAACCACTTCCAGCGCTCTCTCTCCGCGAACCAGAATCTCTCCCATGTGTGATACATCAAACATACCGGCCTTTTTTCTGACCGCGATGTGCTCTTCTTTAATACTCTTGTACTGCACCGGCATTTCAAAACCGTAAAAATCCACCAGACGGGCATTAAAAGACCGATGCACTTCAAACAAGGGTGTTCTCTTAAGCATAATTGTTTTTTTAGGTTCCCAGTCAAGATACAAATATCGTAATCCATTTGGGGGGATTGAAATATTTAAGCTAACTGATTTTCAGTTTCTGTTGGAATATTTTTTATTTCTTTTATGTTGCAAGCATAAGAAATCAGATATATTTATTAGCTCTGAGTTTTTTTACGTTTAACCAAATGCTGATCTGTTATGGCTATTACACATGAAGATGTTCTGGATGCGCTCCGGAATGTCATTGACCCGGACCTTGGAAAGGACCTGGTCTCTCTTAATATGATTGAAGACATTAAAATTGACGGGAAGAATGTATCCTTTACGGTTAATCTTACTACTCCTGCCTGCCCGATGAAGGCGGAAATTGAACGTGCGTGCATCAATGCCGTAAAACATCTGGTCGATGAAGAAGCTGTTGTCACTCCCAACATGAGTTCAAAGGTTACAAAAAGCAGGGCGGAAGGACAAGGCGATCAGAATCTGCTCAAGGACGTCAAGAATGTGATAGCCGTTGCATCAGGAAAGGGCGGCGTTGGCAAGTCGACCGTATCGGTTAACCTGGCCGTCGCACTGGCTCAAACCGGCGCCAAAGTCGGCCTCGTGGATACTGATATTTACGGCCCGAGTATCCCTACGATGTTTGATATACACGAACGGCCCAATATCAACACGCAACGCAAACTGGTGCCTCTGGAAAAATACGGCGTCAAGCTTCTGTCGATGGGATTTCTTGTGAAGCAGGATGAGGCTGTTGTCTGGCGCGGCCCGATGGTTTCCAGCGCTGTGAAACAGTTTCTCAGTGAAACAGACTGGGGAGAACTGGATTACCTCATCCTTGACCTGCCTCCCGGCACAGGTGACATTCAGCTCACTATTGTTCAGTCTGTTCCGCTTACCGCCGCAGTCATTGTTTCCACCCCGCAGACCGTAGCACTTGATGATGCCAGAAAGGGTGTCGCCATGTTCGGCAAGGTCAACGTGCCGGTTCTTGGGATCATTGAAAACATGGCATATTTCACTCCTCCGGATCTTCCGGACAAGAAGTATCATATATTCGGAAAGGACGGGGCCAAGAACCTGGCTGAAAAGATGGGTGTTCCTTTTCTCGGAGAGGTGCCTATTGAACAACAGCTCCGTGAAGGCGGAGACTCCGGCAAGCCGATCGTTGTGGAGGATTCAACCGCTCTTTCATCTAAGGCATTTACAGAACTCTCACAGAGAGTTGCACAACAGGTTGCCATTCGTAATGCTACCGCCGAGCCAACGGAAAAAGTGGAGATACAGTACCGCTGACAAACAACATTATAATCGATCTGAACTATCAGAGTAACGGGTGCTGGTCAATGAAAGGTCCGGCACCCGTTTTTTAGCTGCAATCTATTTTTCACGAAGCCTTGCCGCACGGCCACGCAGGGACCGCAGATAGAAAAGTTTGGCTCTGCGCACTTTTCCTCTTTTCTTCACTTCAATCTTGGCTATGGCCGGTGAATTCATCGGGAAAATCCTCTCAACTCCAACGTTGCTGGAAATTTTCCTGACGATAAATGTTTTGTTGGCACCGCTGCCTCTTTTGCCGATTACGACGCCCTGGTACTGCTGAATTCGTTCTTTTTCGCCTTCTCTTACCCTGTAATGAACGTTTACAGTATCTCCTGCATCGAACTCCGGGTGATCATCACGGATCTGTGTCTGTTCAATAAGACTGAGCTTTTCCATTGTTTTGCCTATTGATTAGGATTTGTTGATAAATTTGTTGTACAAGTCCGGCCGGACTTTTTTGCTTAATTCTATAGCTTTCTGTTCCCGCCATTTTCTTATTTCGTTATGATTTCCGGAAGTCAGAACTTCCGGAATCGTATTGCCACGAAAGTTGGCCGGACGCGTATAAACCGGTGGTGACAGTAATCCATCCTGAAAAGAATCATCCAATGCACTTTCTGCATCGCCGAGAACACCGGGCAAGAGCCGGACTATACCGTCAACCAGGACCATCGCCGGCAATTCACCGCCAGACAATACATAATCGCCAATGCTGACTTCAAGAGTGACAAGTTCATCGCGAACTCTTTGATCAACCCCCTTATAGTGTCCGCAAAGGAGAATGATATTGTTTAAAAGAGTGAGTTCATTAACTTTTTGCTGTTCAATCACGGGAGCATCCGGTGTCGGAAAAATAACTTCATCGTATGCCCTTTGCTTCTGCAGTGACTGAATGCAGTCAAAAATCGGCTGGGGTGTCATTACCAGACCTGCTCCGCCGCCGTACGGATAGTCATCAACCTTACCGTGTTTGTCCGTTGTGTACGATCTCAGATCATGGATGACGACTTCAACATGTCCGGCTTTGCGGGCCCGGCCGACAATGCTGTAGTCCAGCGGACCAGACAACAGCTCCGGAACAGCAGAAATGATATCAATTCTCATTTTTTAAGCCAGTGATTCAAGATCCAGGGTATTTTTGGTCATGACTTGTTCCTCTGTGTGATCGCAATCCGTGACATACTGATCAACCCAGGGTATCAGGACTTGTTTTTCCCCGGCCTGAATAACAAGAATGTCATAGGCGGGTGTTTCCAGTATATCGGAAACTACGCCAATGTGACTTCCGTCGCTGCGCAGGACATTATAACCGGCAACTGATGACTCTTCGTCTTCAATTGCAGACACGGGCTGGTCCGTCATCAGCGTAAGATCCCGGAGTGATTCGGCTTCCGTTCGCGAGCTAATTCCTTCCAGTATAACAAAGAACAAGTTCCGGCTCCTGGATTTGTGCTCCCTTACATCCGAAAGTCTGTAAGGTACCCACTGCTTGTCAGGATACCGGATATATACCAGTTCCGGCAACTCATTTACTGAGGCCGGATTAAAAACTTCAATCAATAAACCACCTCTGGTGCCCTGGGCTTTCACCACTTTTCCCAATTCACTAAGACCCGGAGGTGTTTTTTTAATCATGTCAGGAGCTGGCCCTGAGACTGACCGTTACTGCCCAGCCTACTTTTCTTCTTTATCTGAAGAGCTTTCCGCTGCAGAGTCATCCTTGTCCTTGGGCTCTTCTTCAGCCTTTTTTTCTGAGTCTGCCTTCTTCTCTTCATTGCCGGAAGCATCCTTTTCTGCTTTTTTCTCAGCCTCTTTCGGCTTTTCTTCCTTCTTAGCTTCCGCTTCAGCTTCCTTGCTGTCAGCTTTCTCTTCCTTTGCTTCTTCAGCTTTGCCGACATCAGCTTCTTTCTTCTCAGCAGGAGCTTCTGCTTTTTTCTCGGCTTTTTCCTTCTTTTCTTCCTTCTTTTCTTCCGCTTCAGCTTCCTTGCTGTCAGCTTGCTCTTCCTTTACTTCTTCGGCTTTACCGGCATCAGCTTCTTCTTTCTTTTCTGCAGCAACTTCTTCACCCTTCTCTGCGGCAGCCTCTTCTGCTTTTTTGGCTTCGGCAGCGGCTTTAGCTTTTTCAGCCTCTTCCTTAGCCCTTGCTTCCTGTTCTTTTTTGAACTTCTCTTCTTCCGCTTTCAGCTGCTGCTTCATACGCTCAGCCTTGGTGACTGCTTTCTTTTCACCTTTCTGGCGTTCTTCTTTCCACTGAGAGATAGTCTGTTCGATTTCATCTTCAGACTTTCCCCATCTTTCCAGATGAAGACGATAGAAGATACCTTCCTTTTTGAGGATGGACCGAACGGTATCTGTGGGCTGCGCACCGTTTTTGAGCCAGTATATGACTCTGTCGGTTTCAAGTTTTTTCAGTGACGGTTCCTGAGTCGGGTTAAATCTTCCCAGGTCCTCAATTATCCTTCCGTCGCGCTTGGTTCTCATGTCAGCTGCGACGATATGATAATAAGGCAACCGTTTTCTGCCGTGTCGTTGTAATCTTAGTCTAACCAATGTTTTAGCTCCTAAGCAGGTTTGTCTTTATTGCTAATGAAATTTTCGTTTTCCGGTTAAATTCTTCAATCCCTCCATGGCGCGGCCGGCTTTGTTCATCTTGGTCATGGTCTTCATCATTTTCTTCATCTGACCGAACTGCTTCAGAAGATCATTGACCTCCCGAACAGTGGTACCCGAGCCTTGTGCAATTCTTTTTCTGCGACTGCCTTTGATGATCTGGGGATTTCGTCTTTCTTCTATCGTCATTGAATTGATGATGGCCTCAACGGGTTTCATGGTATCATCATCAATTTCTGCGTCTCCCAGCTGCTTGCTCATGCCGGGGATCATTCCAACAAGATCCTTCATGGATCCCATTTTTTTTATCTGCTGCAACTGACCATAAAAATCTTCGAGGTTAAAGCTGTTGCTGGCCAGTTTGGACTGCAGTTTCCGCGCCTGAACTTCATCGTACTGTTCCTGCGCTTTTTCCACAAGTGTCACAACGTCTCCCATACCGAGAATACGCTGTGCCATCCTGTCAGGATAAAACGGTGAAATCGTATCCATCTTTTCACCGGTGCTGACAAACTTGATGGGCTTGTCAACTACGTTACGAATGGATATTGCTGCGCCACCCCTGGTGTCTCCATCCAGCTTGGTCAGCACAACACCATCAAAATCAATCTGCTTGTTGAACTGCCTGGCAGTATTTACAGCATCCTGTCCGGTCATGGCGTCTACCACAAAAAGAACCTCTGTGGCATTGACAGTTTGTCTGATGCGCGACACCTCATCCATCATGTGCTCATCAACGTGCATTCTGCCGGCAGTATCAATGATCAGTACGTCACGGGCAGCTTTTTTTGCTTCCGATACTGCTTCTTTGGCAACGCGAAGGGCATCTTTTTCAGCAATGGAATGCACCGGCACATCGATATCGGATGCAAGGGTCCGCAGCTGATCAACGGCGGCCGGCCTGTAAACATCTGCTGCGGCAAGCATTGGGTTCTTGCCCTGGTCTTTCAGCCATTTAGCCAGTTTGGCCGAAAAAGTTGTTTTACCCGAACCCTGAAGGCCGGCTATCAAAATTACGGTTGGCGGTACCTGGCTGAATGTAATCTCTTCCTGCTCCTGACCAAGAGCGCTGACCAGCTCGTCATACACAATTTTCGTAAATTGCTGCCCCGGCGTTACACTTGCCAGCCCCCCCTGTCCCAGAGCTTTTTCTTTTACCGCCGATGTCAAAGAACGGGCCACCTCATAGTTGACATCCGCATCCAGAAGCGCACGGCGTATCTCCCTTACCGTCTCAGCGACATTGATATCGCTCAGACGCGCTTGTCCTGAAACCGACTTGAACGCGGATTCTAATTTGGTTGACAGATCTTCAAACATAAAACGGGCTGTTGACAGCTGACCCAGTGTGAAATTTGCAGACTGGGTGACATTAAAATAATGAAAACATCATTTATGATTCGCAAAGTCAGGAAAAATATGCAAAACATCATCTTTAATCAAGATATTATTTCACTATTGACATGCAGATGGATTTTTTGTCTCAGGTGTTGTTTGTTACAGGATCTCATTTTAGCTACTTTTACAGGAACACTGCCGAGGAGGTTTAAATTTTATCAGACATTTAACTATCGTTATCAAATGAATCAGGAAAACAGTCATAACCTGCTTAAAGGAAAAAAAGGTCTCATATTCGGAGCACTGGATGATCGCAGCATTGCCTGGCGGGTTGCCATTGCCTGCAAGCGCGAAGGTGCTGATTTCACTTTGACCAATGCACCTATCGCACTGCGGTTCGGTGCACTGGACAAACTTAGTGAGGAAACAGGCGCCGAAGTCATACCGTGTGATGTCACCGATTATGATCAGGTTAAGGAGT contains the following coding sequences:
- a CDS encoding FtsK/SpoIIIE family DNA translocase — protein: MSKKKNNSTPLISYERKMEMLGIIIIAIAASIAISIITYRSEDFAIIQSVSFRTLMDLGQGPALRIQNGLGPLGAYMSHFFVHILFGYISMILVVIMLSYGWNIFRHNALAIVHLKSLYAVFVMILSASIMGWVHNEFDAVSADWAGSSGVAIAYLLRGLTGQYGPVIILGSMSLIALILLFNKDVQSAFDRIRQAGVWFGSIFSSSASANEDPEERDAASVKQVRDSAQEKGSDGSRNQKNGTEEDEDSRRKRWEELVSSSSEREQARKLKEQKETGETRPPRAILSRENRGDDGAERGSSGKNEPGDDQGADGTAEAGEQDVDIRIYKGTPEEEAGKRKLEKERKKQLEKPQITYRFPALDLLDKAPEEDNEVDYEEINRNKMIILDKLNRHGIDITAIEAIVGPTVTLYELQPAPDVKISKIESYANDLKMAMATKGLRIIAPIPGKSAVGIEVPNRKKETVYIRSLINTRKFAETSMKLPVAFGRTIENEVFMVDLARLPHLLMAGATGSGKTVGINTIITCLLYKCHPDDLKFVMVDPKKIELSLFRNIQNHFLATLPNATEPIITDTAEVLQTLNSVCKEMDERYDLLKMATVRDITSYNEKFKEGSLDNELGHRHLPYIVVIIDELADLMMTAGKQIEEPIARLAQLARAVGIHLVIATQRPSVNVITGTIKANFPARVAYRVASKIDSRTILDTMGADQLVGRGDMLYNSGGVSMVRLQNAFVSTEEVDRINEFIGNQTGYDRPYYLPETEDPNDQGGSLEKGERDELFEEAAKVLVLHQQGSVSLLQRKLKLGYNRAGRLIDQLFTAGIVGPYQGSTAREVLVENEDELQELLNDLDN
- a CDS encoding 2-phosphosulfolactate phosphatase; this translates as MNNNIDVYSSSVAFTEDDVRDKTVVVIDVLRACSTIQAALENGAAGVIPVAENDDAGKYTRSLDASRILLCGEKGGKKIEGYRLGNSPLEYVYDIVNAKIIILKTTNGTRAVTRSSNAKEVLIASFLNLTAVVDYLKKQNTRDVLLICSGWNNRLSIEDMLCAGTLTYRLFDGKLPADATDGTKVAFSLYQKFGENISKLIDSSNHAKRLKAIGYEKDIDFCSQVDLYSSVPVLYQGMIRLN
- the gcvT gene encoding glycine cleavage system aminomethyltransferase GcvT translates to MLKRTPLFEVHRSFNARLVDFYGFEMPVQYKSIKEEHIAVRKKAGMFDVSHMGEILVRGERALEVVQDLTVNDASKLKPGKAQYSVMCWEHGGIVDDLLVYCLSDVEYMMVINGSNIEKDFNWILEVNAGRAEVSNISDEIGLIAVQGPESAKVLKSLTTDRPDTIPQFEFRSMQISDYENILVSATGYTGEKGFELYFNIRHVNACDLWQNIMVAGDALGLVPCGLGARDTLRMEAGLPLYGNDLTQDTTPLEARLGWLVKWDKGDFVGKEALLKQKQEGVSRKLYGMVMKEPKRIPRIGSPIIDENDNEIGEVTSGGLSVMLDKGIAMGYVPASYAGPGHEIGITIRNRHCPCETVKPPFYSNSK
- a CDS encoding Mrp/NBP35 family ATP-binding protein; this encodes MAITHEDVLDALRNVIDPDLGKDLVSLNMIEDIKIDGKNVSFTVNLTTPACPMKAEIERACINAVKHLVDEEAVVTPNMSSKVTKSRAEGQGDQNLLKDVKNVIAVASGKGGVGKSTVSVNLAVALAQTGAKVGLVDTDIYGPSIPTMFDIHERPNINTQRKLVPLEKYGVKLLSMGFLVKQDEAVVWRGPMVSSAVKQFLSETDWGELDYLILDLPPGTGDIQLTIVQSVPLTAAVIVSTPQTVALDDARKGVAMFGKVNVPVLGIIENMAYFTPPDLPDKKYHIFGKDGAKNLAEKMGVPFLGEVPIEQQLREGGDSGKPIVVEDSTALSSKAFTELSQRVAQQVAIRNATAEPTEKVEIQYR
- the rplS gene encoding 50S ribosomal protein L19; protein product: MEKLSLIEQTQIRDDHPEFDAGDTVNVHYRVREGEKERIQQYQGVVIGKRGSGANKTFIVRKISSNVGVERIFPMNSPAIAKIEVKKRGKVRRAKLFYLRSLRGRAARLREK
- the trmD gene encoding tRNA (guanosine(37)-N1)-methyltransferase TrmD, with amino-acid sequence MRIDIISAVPELLSGPLDYSIVGRARKAGHVEVVIHDLRSYTTDKHGKVDDYPYGGGAGLVMTPQPIFDCIQSLQKQRAYDEVIFPTPDAPVIEQQKVNELTLLNNIILLCGHYKGVDQRVRDELVTLEVSIGDYVLSGGELPAMVLVDGIVRLLPGVLGDAESALDDSFQDGLLSPPVYTRPANFRGNTIPEVLTSGNHNEIRKWREQKAIELSKKVRPDLYNKFINKS
- the rimM gene encoding ribosome maturation factor RimM (Essential for efficient processing of 16S rRNA), whose translation is MIKKTPPGLSELGKVVKAQGTRGGLLIEVFNPASVNELPELVYIRYPDKQWVPYRLSDVREHKSRSRNLFFVILEGISSRTEAESLRDLTLMTDQPVSAIEDEESSVAGYNVLRSDGSHIGVVSDILETPAYDILVIQAGEKQVLIPWVDQYVTDCDHTEEQVMTKNTLDLESLA
- the rpsP gene encoding 30S ribosomal protein S16 yields the protein MVRLRLQRHGRKRLPYYHIVAADMRTKRDGRIIEDLGRFNPTQEPSLKKLETDRVIYWLKNGAQPTDTVRSILKKEGIFYRLHLERWGKSEDEIEQTISQWKEERQKGEKKAVTKAERMKQQLKAEEEKFKKEQEARAKEEAEKAKAAAEAKKAEEAAAEKGEEVAAEKKEEADAGKAEEVKEEQADSKEAEAEEKKEEKKEKAEKKAEAPAEKKEADVGKAEEAKEEKADSKEAEAEAKKEEKPKEAEKKAEKDASGNEEKKADSEKKAEEEPKDKDDSAAESSSDKEEK
- the ffh gene encoding signal recognition particle protein, encoding MFEDLSTKLESAFKSVSGQARLSDINVAETVREIRRALLDADVNYEVARSLTSAVKEKALGQGGLASVTPGQQFTKIVYDELVSALGQEQEEITFSQVPPTVILIAGLQGSGKTTFSAKLAKWLKDQGKNPMLAAADVYRPAAVDQLRTLASDIDVPVHSIAEKDALRVAKEAVSEAKKAARDVLIIDTAGRMHVDEHMMDEVSRIRQTVNATEVLFVVDAMTGQDAVNTARQFNKQIDFDGVVLTKLDGDTRGGAAISIRNVVDKPIKFVSTGEKMDTISPFYPDRMAQRILGMGDVVTLVEKAQEQYDEVQARKLQSKLASNSFNLEDFYGQLQQIKKMGSMKDLVGMIPGMSKQLGDAEIDDDTMKPVEAIINSMTIEERRNPQIIKGSRRKRIAQGSGTTVREVNDLLKQFGQMKKMMKTMTKMNKAGRAMEGLKNLTGKRKFH